A portion of the Shewanella sp. SNU WT4 genome contains these proteins:
- a CDS encoding RNA-guided endonuclease TnpB family protein, with the protein MLTGIKLRANPTSDQKLVLSQWMGCARSIWNAKVDEERYYRTFARKYYPIGTYAPIDQKASQFKSKELTPWLYKCPSQIIRNSAVSWYQTYQKFMKGGCGRPKRKSKADRGSIHLTREVFRFDRCEDGNLRLFIGTKTNNIGYLSFKAHNKFEIPNSLYVRKERGQYYVSFCYENGKDESELSSNSEHLAFLQGSTKEYLEEHTIGVDRGIAISVHAGSMTFDFYDNQKKNMTKAERYIKRLQRKLARQQKGSSRRNKTKYRIATHHAKKANIRNDFAHKTSRSLVDSKAKVIVFEALSTSRMTHKPKAKQNEQGRYLPNKAKQKAGLNKSILNVGWHMIETYTKYKAYQAGKAVFKIPAPYTSQECAKCDHTHPDNRKSQELFVCGKCGNTDNADNNASLVIKKRAINLILDTGTVLSDDGVLRTKSDSGRGGNRKTSRANNSTSSVQRSVKKEKLAA; encoded by the coding sequence ATGCTCACTGGCATTAAGCTACGCGCTAACCCTACATCAGACCAAAAGCTGGTATTAAGCCAGTGGATGGGCTGTGCGCGTAGTATATGGAATGCCAAAGTTGATGAGGAAAGGTACTACAGGACGTTTGCTCGTAAGTATTACCCGATTGGTACTTACGCGCCGATTGATCAGAAAGCTTCTCAATTCAAGTCAAAAGAGTTAACGCCGTGGCTGTATAAATGCCCTAGCCAGATTATCCGTAACAGTGCGGTTAGCTGGTATCAAACTTACCAGAAGTTCATGAAAGGCGGGTGTGGGAGACCTAAGCGCAAGTCTAAGGCTGATCGTGGCAGCATCCATTTAACTCGCGAGGTGTTCCGTTTCGACCGTTGCGAAGATGGAAACCTGCGTCTATTCATCGGCACAAAAACAAATAATATTGGTTACTTATCCTTTAAAGCGCATAACAAGTTCGAGATCCCGAACTCGCTGTATGTGCGCAAAGAGCGTGGTCAATACTATGTGTCTTTCTGCTATGAGAATGGCAAAGACGAGTCGGAGCTATCTAGCAATTCTGAGCATCTAGCATTTCTGCAAGGCTCAACAAAAGAGTATCTGGAAGAACACACGATCGGCGTAGATCGTGGTATTGCAATTTCTGTTCATGCTGGATCAATGACGTTCGATTTCTACGATAATCAGAAAAAGAACATGACCAAAGCAGAACGCTATATTAAACGACTGCAACGTAAACTGGCACGTCAGCAAAAAGGCTCAAGCCGTCGCAACAAAACTAAGTATCGGATTGCTACTCACCATGCTAAAAAAGCGAATATCCGCAATGATTTTGCGCACAAGACAAGCCGCTCGCTTGTCGATAGCAAAGCAAAGGTTATTGTTTTCGAGGCACTAAGTACCTCACGCATGACGCACAAGCCAAAGGCAAAGCAAAACGAGCAAGGCCGCTATCTGCCAAATAAAGCCAAACAAAAAGCCGGACTAAACAAGTCCATCCTAAATGTTGGCTGGCACATGATAGAAACCTACACCAAATACAAAGCTTACCAAGCGGGTAAAGCTGTATTCAAAATTCCCGCCCCGTATACCAGTCAGGAGTGTGCTAAGTGCGACCACACTCACCCCGACAACCGTAAATCACAAGAACTCTTTGTGTGCGGCAAATGTGGCAATACTGACAATGCAGATAACAACGCATCACTGGTCATTAAGAAACGGGCAATTAACCTAATTTTAGACACTGGAACGGTGTTGTCTGATGATGGGGTTCTAAGAACCAAGTCAGATAGTGGACGTGGAGGCAATCGTAAGACTAGCCGAGCCAACAACTCGACTAGCAGTGTCCAACGAAGCGTCAAAAAAGAAAAGTTAGCAGCTTAG
- a CDS encoding DUF2982 domain-containing protein: MLTNVCLRPQIKRNAITMSVAGGVLFTLGLMLFLLLPQWFGPALVLFTLGVLGLVIGVTKWREPDISLELTSEGLTFYHRRGSVFIAWSNVQRLDTLRVEQDFNQVELPYLGIKLKHLNPVLDNISPRLATGLLTEQRPLLMTAATQDEDLNDYEHQMALEFTPLVLGAEHYSGVLAMFGHRAQKLNQILGYHLYIPADSFDRSLPEAKQLLRQFQQAHISQEILK; the protein is encoded by the coding sequence ATGCTGACTAATGTCTGTCTTCGTCCTCAAATTAAGCGTAATGCCATTACCATGAGTGTGGCGGGGGGCGTGCTATTTACGCTCGGACTTATGCTTTTTTTACTGCTGCCTCAATGGTTTGGGCCTGCTTTGGTACTGTTTACGTTAGGGGTATTAGGGCTAGTGATAGGTGTTACTAAATGGCGGGAGCCTGACATTAGCCTTGAGCTAACAAGTGAAGGCTTGACCTTTTATCATCGCCGCGGCTCAGTATTTATTGCCTGGTCGAATGTGCAGCGCCTTGATACCTTGAGGGTGGAGCAAGATTTTAACCAAGTAGAACTGCCTTATCTTGGCATTAAGCTTAAACACTTAAATCCTGTGCTTGATAATATTTCGCCGCGGCTCGCTACCGGCTTGTTAACCGAGCAGCGGCCGTTACTCATGACAGCTGCCACCCAAGATGAAGATTTGAATGATTATGAGCACCAAATGGCACTTGAGTTTACGCCGTTAGTCTTGGGCGCTGAGCACTATAGCGGAGTGTTAGCCATGTTTGGCCACAGAGCGCAAAAGCTAAATCAAATCTTGGGTTATCACTTGTATATTCCGGCCGATAGCTTTGATCGCTCACTGCCTGAGGCTAAGCAGTTACTGCGACAATTTCAGCAAGCGCATATCAGCCAGGAAATACTTAAGTAA
- a CDS encoding ElyC/SanA/YdcF family protein — translation MFTLKKIISQLIMPIPLTLLLLCLLAWLLRRNKASWRLPLGLAIGLLVFVSSQGGSRLLVEPLEQQYPYQQQAITDSCVVMVLGSGHDDSLPVTALQQLSPTALMRLNEGLHQTRLGKDCLLITSGFAGDDNQKPHSDVMAAAAIELGFSKGRIISLPLAKDTIEEAQHLRWEIGDAPFRLVTSATHMPRAMAIFERQGTHPVAAPADYYGRGGRWWVLSADNLLDSQRAIHEYVGKSWWWLKSHWQNDNATKELTHAD, via the coding sequence ATGTTTACGCTTAAAAAAATCATTAGTCAGTTAATCATGCCTATTCCATTAACCTTATTATTGCTGTGCTTGTTAGCTTGGCTACTGCGCCGCAATAAAGCGTCATGGCGCTTGCCCTTAGGACTCGCGATTGGCTTGCTAGTGTTTGTTAGTAGCCAGGGCGGCAGCCGTTTATTAGTTGAGCCATTAGAGCAGCAGTACCCTTATCAACAGCAAGCTATTACTGACTCTTGCGTGGTGATGGTGCTGGGCAGTGGTCATGATGACAGTTTGCCTGTCACCGCGCTGCAGCAATTATCACCCACCGCCTTAATGCGCTTAAATGAAGGCTTACATCAAACCAGATTAGGTAAAGATTGCCTGTTAATTACCAGTGGTTTTGCGGGCGATGATAATCAAAAGCCGCATAGCGATGTGATGGCGGCAGCTGCCATTGAATTAGGTTTCTCGAAAGGGCGGATCATTAGCTTGCCACTGGCCAAAGACACCATAGAAGAAGCGCAGCATTTACGCTGGGAAATCGGTGACGCGCCATTTAGGCTAGTGACTTCGGCAACACATATGCCGCGAGCCATGGCAATTTTTGAGAGGCAAGGCACTCATCCGGTAGCGGCGCCAGCGGATTACTATGGCCGCGGCGGGCGCTGGTGGGTGTTAAGCGCGGATAACTTACTCGATTCACAGCGCGCAATTCATGAATATGTCGGTAAAAGTTGGTGGTGGTTAAAATCGCACTGGCAAAATGACAATGCAACCAAGGAGCTGACTCATGCTGACTAA
- the cysQ gene encoding 3'(2'),5'-bisphosphate nucleotidase CysQ — protein MIDKAFLLQLVDLAKSAGERIMAHYHSHDVQLVSKADNSPLTAADLASHEYLMTGLNDLLPQLPIISEESSLSNWKERQSWPAYFLIDPLDGTKEFIKKNGEFTVNIALIIAGYAHAGVVYAPALGQCYFGAKGLGAWKQTGEDPALSLLALASDNPAHGQYASDQALAIAGRPPIIVGSRSHPSPDFETFIAQYSEHQILAVGSSLKFCLLAEGSADIYPRLGPTSEWDTAAAQAVLEAAGGQVLVKDTLQSLRYNQKESIRNPEFIAFGPQWLARHSAK, from the coding sequence ATGATAGATAAAGCCTTTTTGTTGCAGTTAGTTGATTTAGCCAAAAGCGCAGGTGAGCGCATCATGGCGCATTATCACAGCCATGATGTGCAACTTGTCAGTAAAGCCGATAATTCGCCATTAACGGCCGCCGATCTCGCCAGTCATGAGTACTTGATGACTGGCCTCAATGACCTTTTGCCGCAATTGCCGATTATTTCTGAAGAATCTAGCCTTTCTAATTGGAAAGAACGTCAATCTTGGCCTGCCTATTTTTTAATTGACCCCCTTGATGGCACTAAGGAATTCATTAAAAAAAATGGTGAATTTACGGTCAATATTGCCTTAATCATTGCGGGGTATGCCCATGCTGGCGTAGTGTACGCACCGGCGTTAGGTCAGTGCTACTTTGGCGCCAAAGGCCTTGGGGCTTGGAAGCAAACCGGAGAAGACCCAGCATTATCTTTACTTGCACTGGCTAGTGATAACCCCGCTCATGGTCAATATGCCTCCGATCAAGCATTAGCTATTGCAGGGCGTCCGCCGATTATTGTTGGCAGTCGCTCGCACCCGAGCCCAGATTTTGAAACCTTTATTGCTCAATACTCTGAGCATCAAATCCTTGCGGTCGGCAGTTCCTTAAAATTTTGTTTACTAGCCGAAGGTAGTGCTGATATTTATCCGCGCCTTGGACCTACGAGTGAATGGGATACGGCCGCGGCGCAAGCCGTGCTTGAAGCGGCTGGCGGACAAGTGTTAGTGAAAGATACCTTGCAGAGCCTGCGCTATAACCAGAAAGAGAGTATTCGCAATCCAGAGTTTATTGCTTTTGGGCCGCAGTGGCTGGCAAGACATTCCGCTAAATAA
- a CDS encoding polymer-forming cytoskeletal protein — MFKRNKSTSELTYIAKSTCISGDTEFAGDALIGGQLKGQVISQGQITIEHEGTIQGQAQCYEMRIAGHFIGQLSCEKVIIMSTGTLEGEVASNQMEIHEGGQFIGMRIKETVNLLEGTQLFDDEKLKKLQELSAA, encoded by the coding sequence ATGTTCAAACGTAATAAATCCACTTCTGAGTTAACTTATATTGCCAAAAGCACTTGTATTAGCGGTGACACTGAATTTGCTGGCGATGCCTTAATCGGTGGCCAACTTAAAGGGCAAGTGATTTCTCAAGGCCAAATTACCATAGAACATGAAGGCACTATCCAAGGACAGGCGCAGTGTTATGAAATGCGTATTGCCGGTCACTTTATAGGCCAATTAAGCTGCGAAAAAGTCATCATTATGAGCACTGGCACCTTAGAGGGCGAAGTGGCGAGTAATCAGATGGAAATTCATGAAGGCGGCCAATTTATTGGCATGAGAATTAAAGAAACCGTTAACTTATTAGAAGGCACTCAGTTGTTTGATGATGAGAAGCTTAAAAAACTGCAAGAATTATCTGCCGCTTAA
- a CDS encoding ROK family protein, with translation MRLTGPEIIARMRLQESDALAVFQRYCDRLCRALAHVVNVLDPDIIVLGGGMSDIAELYPYANAHLASQVFGRECNTKIVPNQHGNASGVRGAAWLWP, from the coding sequence TTGCGCCTTACTGGGCCTGAAATTATCGCCCGTATGCGGTTACAAGAGTCTGATGCATTAGCGGTTTTTCAGCGATATTGTGATAGGCTATGCCGCGCTTTAGCTCATGTAGTTAATGTATTGGATCCAGATATTATTGTGCTGGGTGGCGGCATGTCAGATATTGCTGAATTATACCCATATGCCAATGCGCATTTAGCTTCCCAAGTGTTTGGGCGAGAATGTAATACCAAGATAGTGCCGAACCAGCATGGCAATGCATCAGGCGTTAGAGGTGCTGCTTGGTTATGGCCATAA